A single Watersipora subatra chromosome 7, tzWatSuba1.1, whole genome shotgun sequence DNA region contains:
- the LOC137400524 gene encoding uncharacterized protein, whose amino-acid sequence MTNSSSDSDSKSHKIGPASGPEFAEQSSSAVSAESKAIDSNSEKKHQRKSNRDKKLALKAKENKVIELSQLLVKTISKQLEENENFLGEADAPPDDRVDTFMSLVEQCTISVTDIFTEIKVLSDNKVNPTTQTLFDQFIADIELVQNYYSQRKESELKLDEELKKAEQAVEEAKKKLQEEMEELETRMTARRERLQERYKRLNTEQTTLTGQNSSQNSPPVIAAPPTRFTDPAQATQSTSPQAVLQQHPTWPKKTSDSFTRDTIPDRFDADSRQSTQGDYQASHLAQEITEHMHVSLLAPPEPNVFSGDPLEYADWRVAFDSLIDYKRGPPIEKLHRLKKYVSGNAKEAICGYFRLQTKGAYEEALATLHEEFGREDLVENSFRDKLEGWPRIANRDHDALKKYSYFLKQCLAAQRVMPNLQALNDKRENKKYIKVLPAWLVNRWTYYVTDKEEKKGFPPFSKYVEFISHEARVSSNNLRATEDVQPHPKPTPPKRERVRNLRLSASKPSDCTHCQKGTHCQKGTHPVAECRLLAAKSEPEKERFIKENRLCYDCLKSNHLNKACQNRATCTKCGKRHPMVLHKDFQTTQKTSSKTETGASRTKPSTEKPIGETKKSVHTVKQGKGSNLLNMIVPVYVSSDKSEQLVYALLDTQSDASFITSSLASQIEPSYTT is encoded by the coding sequence ATGACAAATTCCAGTAGCGATAGTGACAGCAAGTCACACAAAATAGGTCCGGCTAGTGGGCCTGAATTCGCAGAACAATCAAGTAGCGCAGTCAGTGCTGAATCTAAGGCCATTGATAGCAATTCTGAGAAAAAACATCAGAGAAAATCAAATCGAGATAAAAAGCTAGCTTTAAAAGCTAAAGAGAACAAAGTTATAGAGTTATCACAACTGCTGGTCAAAACCATAAGTAAGCAGTTGGAAGAGAATGAGAATTTTTTGGGAGAAGCTGATGCCCCTCCAGACGATCGTGTAGATACATTTATGTCGTTAGTAGAGCAATGTACTATTTCTGTTACTGATATTTTTACCGAAATAAAGGTACTCAGTGATAATAAAGTAAATCCAACCACACAAACTCTGTTTGATCAATTCATTGCCGATATAGAGCTAGTGCAAAACTATTACAGTCAACGCAAAGAATCAGAGCTCAAGCTAGATGAGGAGCTAAAAAAAGCTGAACAAGCTGTAGAAGAAGCCAAGAAGAAATTACAAGAAGAGATGGAAGAGTTGGAAACTCGCATGACCGCCCGGCGCGAAAGACTACAGGAGAGGTACAAAAGGTTAAACACCGAGCAGACGACACTCACCGGACAAAATTCTTCACAGAATAGTCCACCAGTAATTGCCGCACCTCCCACGAGATTTACAGATCCAGCACAAGCTACTCAATCAACCTCTCCACAGGCTGTTCTTCAACAGCATCCGACATGGCCCAAGAAAACGAGTGACTCTTTTACGAGAGACACAATTCCTGACCGTTTTGATGCAGATTCCAGACAATCAACACAGGGAGACTATCAAGCGTCTCATCTGGCACAGGAAATCACAGAGCATATGCACGTATCATTACTTGCTCCACCTGAGCCGAATGTGTTCTCGGGAGATCCCTTGGAATACGCTGACTGGCGAGTAGCCTTTGATAGTCTCATAGACTATAAACGAGGACCTCCCATAGAGAAGCTCCATAGACTAAAGAAATATGTAAGTGGCAATGCCAAAGAAGCCATATGTGGCTACTTCAGACTTCAAACAAAAGGTGCGTATGAAGAAGCCTTAGCTACGTTACACGAGGAGTTTGGTAGGGAGGATCTGGTAGAGAACAGCTTCCGGGACAAATTGGAAGGCTGGCCCAGAATCGCAAATAGAGATCATGACGCCTTAAAGAAATACTCATATTTCCTTAAGCAGTGCCTTGCTGCACAAAGAGTCATGCCCAACCTTCAAGCGCTCAACGACAAACGAGAAAACAAGAAGTACATAAAGGTTTTACCAGCTTGGCTGGTGAACCGCTGGACTTACTACGTCACTGACAAAGAAGAAAAGAAAGGATTTCCACCATTCTCTAAATATGTGGAGTTCATCTCTCATGAAGCAAGGGTGTCAAGTAATAATCTTCGAGCCACAGAAGATGTTCAACCTCACCCTAAACCTACTCCTCCAAAAAGAGAGAGGGTTCGCAACTTACGCTTAAGCGCCAGTAAACCGAGTGACTGTACACACTGCCAGAAAGGTACACACTGCCAGAAAGGTACACATCCTGTGGCAGAGTGCAGATTATTGGCAGCTAAAAGTGAACCGGAAAAAGAAAGGTTCATCAAAGAAAACAGGCTATGCTACGATTGCTTGAAGTCTAATCACCTCAACAAAGCTTGTCAAAATCGAGCAACTTGCACTAAATGTGGTAAACGTCACCCAATGGTCCTTCATAAAGATTTCCAAACCACGCAAAAAACATCTAGCAAGACCGAGACTGGTGCATCTCGAACCAAACCGTCGACAGAGAAGCCCATCGGTGAAACCAAGAAAAGCGTACACACTGTAAAACAAGGGAAGGGATCTAATCTGCTCAATATGATAGTGCCAGTCTATGTATCATCAGATAAAAGTGAACAGCTTGTCTATGCATTATTAGACACACAGTCTGACGCCAGCTTTATAACTTCTAGTCTGGCTAGTCAAATTGAACCCAGTTACACCACATAG